ctagcttatacaactagtatcacacaggaggtgtggggattaggtttcccagttgctagagttctgccttatatagtctttcaaatcagggtttgcaatcaattttagcttagtaacaaagcattcaatattcaccgttagatgaaaacctgattagattcaagctaatatctttcaaccgttagatcgaaaacttagcttgttacacacaaatgaaatgtacgtttttaggtttgtgtaaccgtacccaaacttatacatttgttggttcaacagtagttaaccaaattgttagccatatgagcactttcatatcaaccatattcttcttcaccataactagttcaaatgactcaaatgaactagttagagagttgttcaattgcttagatcttatagaagtatacaagacacaatcgaagcaacaatgatttaattcactcgaatcgattcatgaactttatagccacggtttgtaaactgcattccttagttaatataaatataagttcactaataatcgtctttagatataaccaactcaagtacgcggacttaagttcccagaaggagttcacaaaatccagcaaattttctcggaatgagaacctccgccagttcgcggactgggttcgcggaatgagttcacagctcttgttccggttttcctgatcaataaAGTACGCGgactttgtttcaaggaataaggacttatacatatatgtgttaccacacaatgtttatataatctaaactctcatttcaatcattgaaacattcttagaggacgttatatagttgttattcacaaagcattttttgtcaaagccattttcaagtgattgaaacatatcatgactttcgtcactaggtaaagatgaacttggccaaagcaaaatcttaccaacacatatttcgagaaatagataagcgagataaactcggctcgaaatagcaaatgtgtataatcaaagtctatatagcaaaacaacttttgtctcaagataggagatagagtagatagacttttgagtgatagataagttcaagtctccacataccttttagtcgatgaagttccaccagttcctcgtatagtccttcgtcttatatgatgatcgccatggagttcttgagcagaaatacactttctatcctaatctgagacttagctataatagactataaatcaagacttatagttttgatcactaacattgacaaacatgcttgagatagcaacgcatgcgagttcgaccgagcagtgctataataCTTCcccattcatcctcaaatttcttcaaattaGCCTCATAAATTTCCTCGGTTATCGACCAAACGatcttgtcccatgctttcataaATAATCTCCACTTTATTCCTttctctttccacttttcttcaaataacctcttctcttcctcccgctcttccacggttaatttgcTAATACGTTCATCCTCTTCCTTCGTACTATTGGTACCCTTATTTGGTTTTTTAGATTGGATATGAGGCTTGCAATTGGATAGGAGGTTGCATTGAATGTGTCATTACATTGCAAGTTTCTGGCTTCCAGAAACACTACCTCTATTGCATTCATTAAAGCTTGAtcgttatcaaaaaaaaatgatgaaagcaGTGTGCCAATTGGATCATCaaaggatgtgccaagaaaatacgtaccactttaccatccttttcttcctttCGCAACATGTAGtcatgtaactccgctaaccactctgattgttgcataaccgttctaccatcccattccttCTTTTTTATCGTAGCTAGGCCCCCCTTGATCGTAGATAAAGAAGAAaggttgtcggggtcgtccgcctttatcttacttaagatcgcacaCGCTTTACAAATCCTCATATTTCATGTGGTTTTAACttcgcaaccattacatgtccaataagATTATCCGGATCATCGTGGTTGTGACAACCATTAACAACTTTAGACATTTTCCACTCTTTACCTTcctaccatcgggcttatagaagacaatcttaaatgggcatccaatCTTCTTTGTATGAGTTCGGTATTTCCTCATCTCCGTATTCTTTACATACTTAtgattctttccctcgtgactctttttcACCCCACCTCGCTCAGATATCATTTCAAACTGAATATCTTCTCCTTTGCCTCCTCCTTACTTTTAAATGACTAAATGCGCATATAAAAAAACAAACCTCATAAGCATAAGCATTTAACATATTTTatttgaagaaaagaaaagaatagtCATGAGTacaccaaatcgtttgcatagttgTGAGAAGTATCAGGCCTCAAATAAAATTCATCATCCACCACTACAATAGCCTACAAACAATAACAATAAGTTAGGCCACTATAATCGGAAGCACGGGATAACACATTGCTACCGATTAACGCACTATCAGAGGATAAATAAAGTTTATAAACTCCCGATTAAATACTTTGAAAAGTTTACGGTTTCTGTATGAATAATCTTGAATAATTGGTAGCATTTGTATTTTTCATACGTCCGATTATTACTGAATCGGTAGAAAAACGAAAAATAACTACCGATTATGAGATctgaagaattaaaaaaaaatcagttttggaGGAGTTTGATTTTGGGGCGacaccataatcggaagtttaaAATTTTTCATGATATATCGACTGTGGAAGATGAAACAAACCAATAATTGAAGTTTGGAGAAATATGTATTTGGGGCGACTTTGTCAATCAGAGTTTATGTAAATTTGTCGAACTACCGATtaacaaaaattgaaattttcaatttgggggtttttcaaAATCGGTAGCAGTCTAAGTTCCATATTCTACCGATTAATGATATAATATTACACAGTAATTGATAATCGGTAGATATATAACcatattatctaccgattctgggtagtTCATGACATTCAATGCCTGCAAAAATCGAATTTTCTCGTTTAAAAACTCATACAAACGCATACAAAGTGGGttatgagtttcttaacacaatacatgtGTGTTAGATGCATTGTTAGCTTCGATCTCGGGTGATTCTCCATTTTCCTCCATCAAAGCGTCGTCTAgggtttcctctccacaaaagtttggatcattcaacatataccccaaatcatcTTCTCTATACGGTAGTGAATCTTCAACATtatgttcttcaccttcttcttcgtacTCATCCATGTTTCTTGTTAATTTAAGAAAAATGGTAAACTctcacttcttcttctctctctcccaccaaaaactaaaatcaaataatGTGAAAAAGTTTCCTAAAACcaactatatacacattaactaccgattataacaTTAAGTACCGATTCTATACACCAAGACTACCGATTATGGAGTTATCTACTGATTGTATACACCAACACACCCGATTATGGAATTAACAATCAATTATGGGCTTCGTAGAAAAAGAATGAAACATACCAAATTAAACTACTGATTGtggttttatctaccgattatggagggTATAATTGTCATTTCGAAAAAATCGGAGATAAGGGATGGCTTCATTTTAGGTTTggatgaccctattttgtcttgttagtcgcccctaattctttcagggtcGCCCCTAATGACGCCAGGTAAAAAATATGCTATATGCAAATTGCAAATTTCTATAACCGGATCACACACAGTTTAGAATAAGAATTCCTTTTAGTACTTTGATCCCTTTAAAAGAGTGTATATTGGCTAAATTATTGAACGAAAACTTGgtcccaggattttcatctttTAAACTGCAAATGTTATCTAATCAAGTAAGTTTTGAATAAAATACTAACTTTACTTTGATTTGTTTTTTAGGTCGCCTGGGCTCTTGGCCGTTACCAAGTTATTAGTCGCAAAGAATTTGAGCATGAGAAATGCTATAGGATCACGAGAGAGTTTATTGAGATTTACAACCAACCTTGACTATTTAAGTGTATTACtccatgttttatttttttgcatttgGGTATAACTATTGAATGTAACGTGGCCTAGCTAAATTATGTAATCGTAACATTATTGATGAATGGATAGTGAAAAATTTGATAGAATACGACTacaaaatttacaaaatcaaCCATAGTTACGGCTGGTAAATTATGGGAATCTTAATTAGCGACCAGAATATCCTGCCGTAAACTATTAAATCCCAACCGAAAAACCGGCTTCCAGACCGATATATCAATTACGGTTGGGTAACAATGGAAACCCAACCGATATGTTGTTCAGTTTTGCATTTTCAGTTATTCAAACCGTAAATATGAATTTTCAGTTTTTAAGGCCAAAACGGCTAGGTCGTTTTGCATTAAAACCTGGCCCAAAATACTTCAAAAAATATGAAACTATTTCTTTTGAGAAGTGGAACAAACATAAAACAAAATGGAGCAAAATGGTTTTTCATTCATTGGATCGGAAAAGCATACATATTTCATTACATTGATAAGATAGATCATAACAGTTAAAATAAACCCTTATTCGTATCGGTCAAAATCATAGGTAGTAAGAGATGATAGAATGGTCTCACTATGGTCTCCTTTTATAGGGTTTAATGACATAAAAGTTATGTTTTTGAATACTAGCCGTTTCGTTTAAAAATAGAAGTCAAGCAATGCATTAAATGCATTGGTTGAGAGAGTTCAGGCCTACGCCGTTTATAACATTTATGGTTGGGTGTTCGACCGTAATTGATACACAGAAGGCTCTGGTTAACTATTCGGCCAGGAGTTCATACTAACCCAGCCATGAGTATGAATTACGGCCAGAAGTTCTTACTAACCTAGTCGTGAATGTATATTACGGCCTGGAACCCTTAAATTTCGAACCGTAAATACTTATAACGGTTGGGACGATAACATTTTCCCAGCCGTAACCTGTAAATAAACTCAGATTTTTTCCATTTCAAACGgatttgaatcaatcaaaattTCCAATGGGGGTTGATTATAAGGTTTTCTAGACTAGTTTCAGGATAGgtttcatcagtttttcttcaaagttttcaaaaaagttcatcaaaatcatccttcttcttcttctagatcaaaaacaaaaggaaaaaaaaagttttgattttcaagaaATTAATCATTAAATTAGTATAATTCATTTGCTAATCGTGATTAGTTTACTTAATCATCATAATTATCACCAATCAAATCAAGGGTATATTGGGGAATATGTAAAATGGAGGACAAGGGGTTATAAGAACTACTATTTCATGACTCATTAAGCCCCCAAACAACCATCTTCCCTAcaaccccaataataggattcttcttTAAAGTATTATTCAGATACAAATATTCCTAAACTCAGCCATTGAATATAGGGAGGGGGCTTGACAAAGTAACTAGAACatttgtaagatttttttttggagaCTTACATGCTTTTTGATTGATATTTTTCTCTGTGATGGTTatctttctgaaaattttcttccAAAAGTGCTCCCATATTCATCGTAGCTAGATTGAATTTATACCGATAGATAAATTGTTTATTGCACTTGTAAAGAACCATGTTTTagggcatactgaataaagacaaaaacggGTTGGAAATAGTAAATCTAAtagccccttaaccaaatatttttggTAATGACAAATTTACCCTTtctgtattagtgttaataaataATGAAATAATTTTGGTTTGTGTTTAATGTaaatgattagtgattaagataattaagTTATAAAAGTTTGTATTGATGATAATTTttggggaagaaaaaaaatttaggttttttttgagaagaagaagaacgggaAGTGAggaaaaacttgttttttgtgAGCCAAATCCAGGAGATGAATACAACTATGAGAAACCCAATGCTAACAATACACAAGTATACTTCCAGATTATGTTTAATTTCATTTATGTAGGCCGAAATCATCAATAAATTGATTTTTCTCACCCAAGTTCGGCGAATCATAGATtggttcggcttgaaattatcagccgaacctaactTGTATACTACAGAAGATGAGCAGTTCGGCTTACTCGAAATACAATAGTTATTGGCCGAACTTATAGTTTGTAACTTCCGACCAACTTACTAGTTAAATGTTCGGCTAAtaagaaattttcattacaagCCGAACCTTCTCCTGAGAGCTAGGTTCGGTTttcactctaaatatcgtatcagccgaaccatatatttttccaagttcgactcatattcaaaaaatcatatCAGTCGAACATGTTACTGATTTTCCCTAaaacacttaaattcatacacatttaggggttaagttttttattacatatgtttgNNNNNNNNNNNNNNNNNNNNNNNNNNNNNNNNNNNNNNNNNNNNNNNNNNNNNNNNNNNNNNNNNNNNNNNNNNNNNNNNNNNNNNNNNNNNNNNNNNNNAGAGAGAGAGTGAATGGATGCTGGTCTTACTTTTTTTCAAGATGAATTCCGAGAGCAAAACAAGAAGCAGATTCATTTCTTGATTATTTGGTACAACAAACAAAGTCTACAAACTCCAAATTTACACATACAACATTCAGAGGCAAAACAACACTTACAGGTCAGGAGTTCGAATCCTcccaacagcaacaacaaactaGAAATTGAGAACTCAAATTAAAGCTTCAACTAAAATGGGATTCTCAgattcactttcttcttcatcatcttcatcttcatcatcatcaattttTAGCCCTTGCAATCCATCAATACAAACATCTTCTTTTTTACCTTGAGGAATATTCAAACCTAAAATTCGATCAGATTCTTTCTCACTGATTTCATTACCATCGCCACCAACACAAACTTCATCGCCAATCACTTCAGGCAAACCATTCCCTTTTTCATTAGAACAAGATGATGATGGAGGATCAGAAGCTGGTTTGATACCAATCAGAGAATCAGGTAATCCTAATTCTTCTTTGTGATCCTCATCTTCTGAATCAAGATCAGTTGGAGCCCAAGATTTAAGAGAATTTGCAGCTTTGAAAAATGCTTCTTTTATGGAATCATGAGATAATGCACAATCTTCCAGGCCTGCATCTTCTAATTTTGGTGGTCTAATTGAGCTCAATAGACTTCCTTCTTCGTTTCTAGCTTCCATCACTATGGaaaggaaccctaattttggaaatCGCTCTTTGATTTGAAGCACAGGAGAAAACACAGATGAGAACTAGGTACCAGGTTCAGTTTTATCCGGATGGATTTTTATACCAAAACTGACAAAACACACATAAGTCGGTTAGGGCTGGTGGGCAGGTCATAAATGTTGACCACGTTTGACCCAAAgttatcaaagaaaaataaataaaaaaataaaggggtaatttgcgttacctcaccggtgaagatcataatttgatttACCTCCCCTACAAAGATAAAATTAGTGAAATCTCTCCTCGTTTACATTTTCCTTTCAAGACTGGTTATTTGAGTCAGCAGCTTTGTACAGGTGGACCATTTTTTACACGTGGAACCTCACAACCCGAAATCACCCTCATCTTCTAAATCTCCGTCGTCTTCTTTATTTctgaacagaaaaaaaaaatatccccAAACCATCAGCAGCAGCCACGGATGGACGATTAGGAATTTGGTAAAGGTTTAATTTCGAGAAATGAGGGAAAACCAACTTGTGCTACTGCTTCTTTTGATACAGTTGTTGAAATTGAGAAAGAGAAATCAGATCGAAGAACTGAGAAGAATTTAAAGCTTCTGCCATTGGGTCTTGATGCTAATGGAGGAATTGATGGGGATTGTAGCCGAGAGAAGACCTTTTCATCGTGATTTGAGAGGGGTAGCGGATGATTAAGGGTTCTAGTAGAGAATTACATGTTGGGTTTGATGTCAATTTGCAATTAGTGGATGATTAGGGTTCTGGTATGGAATTATCTTGAACTGAAACTTTAAAGGAATTGAAGAATTGTTGTTGCTTCCATCGATTCACAACAACTAAAGACAGATTCTTGACTTGGTGGTATGATACAAGTTAGGATTGTTGTAGATATTACTGATGGGTTGGTGCTGAGTCTCTGGTGGTATGAATGTAGTTGGGGTTTAGCTACAACAGATGTAGAATTGGTTGGTGGTTAAATCTGGTGGTGATTTGAGGTCGTACTGTTTATCAATAGCAACAAAACAATAATACTTTATATGGGGAATAAAGTGATTGGGATCCTTAATTGGTCAAGAACTGGAGGAGTGGAGTTTTGGCAATTGCCATTAAAAAAATCAGTTGAGATCCTTGATTAAATACAGTGCAACTCGTGCCTATTGTTCTTgagaaaaagatcaaatttgaagATTTCACCTGCAAAATATATTAAaaggtatttttgtttttccaattTTGATATTAATTACTCGGATTTTCTAAAAGAACTCCCACAAAAACTAGGGTTCtt
Above is a genomic segment from Papaver somniferum cultivar HN1 chromosome 10, ASM357369v1, whole genome shotgun sequence containing:
- the LOC113315938 gene encoding nucleolin-like; translated protein: MEARNEEGSLLSSIRPPKLEDAGLEDCALSHDSIKEAFFKAANSLKSWAPTDLDSEDEDHKEELGLPDSLIGIKPASDPPSSSCSNEKGNGLPEVIGDEVCVGGDGNEISEKESDRILGLNIPQGKKEDVCIDGLQGLKIDDDEDEDDEEESESENPILVEALI